AGGAAGCCATTCTGAAAGTTGAAAATCGTTATTGATTGCACAAAGCTTGCTACTCTGTTTACAATCCTTACCCATGTTTTGCCAGTTTGTTTTTGTGTTCCACTTCACCTGGAGCTTTTGGAAGAATGCTTCATAAGCATTTTGAGACACTACCTTTCAGTACAGTTCAGTGCCAGTTGCTTGAAATATGCTTCTGAAGGCTGGATGTTAGAATCATTACAATAGTCACTGTGGAGGGAGTGTCCAGTACTGCTGTCTTTTCAAAGCAGCAGAGAAGGAGAATAGAGCCTTGTAGCATTATATTCTTTTGTCTGAGAAACTTGTGCATTATGACTGCATATGGGCATGCAGTTTGGCTGCTGTCAAACTCCTTCACTTGGATTTCAGGCCACAGTGATTGCAGGAGTGTGTGTAAAGCGGCTGTAGCTTATCAGAAATGGGAGCTATTCTAAATCTTCTTGATTTGGTTGCTACATAAGGCAAGTTTTGTTGTTTATCTGGAGGGTTCAAAAGAGTGGCCCTCCCTGCAATCAGAAGTGATAGTAGTGCATCATATTGCATAATGTGCAAAATGGTTCTGCTTCAAGTTCCACAGCAACATTTGAGAATTAGTTCTCAAAACTATTATTCCACCTGTACAAATGTGGAAATTTTCAAGAGCTCGTAAGTTCCAGTCAGTCTGCCATTCCCCCACTTAGCTGATAAATTTAAGGCTATAGTTATAATGGCTAACAAAGAGTAGCTGTCCATTCTGTAATCCTGGGAACCATCTTGTGTCATGGAATGGTTGAAATATGTGAAGGCTTCAATCTTTGTACATTGACAGTGGCTTGTGATGGGTTTCCTTTTGCGTTATTTCTCCCGTGAAATGCAAGGGCACTAGTTTTATCAGAATCACCCTAGTACTTTGACATTTCCTTTAGTCTTTTAACTATATTTTGGATTTAGAGATGGCTTCTGGATAtatgtttttcccccctgaaagTAGCTCTCTTTAAGCTGATACTAAAAAATTCATTACTTAGCCTCTTCTCTGTCAGTATTTTTAGTGAGGTTGAGGCACTACCCTCCcacaaagcatttttgtttacagGCTTCCTTGACTAGGGTCCTTAGTTTAAATGCTTAGACACAGTAATCAAAAGTGATGAGAAGCACAGGTGTGTAAGCTTCTCAATAAGGTTTCTTTTTGTTGCAGGCTATACCGCCCCAACTGCTCCCCAGGCTTATAGCCAGCCTGTCCAAGGCTACGGCACTGCTGCTTATGATACAACCACCGCGACGGTTACCACCACCCAGGCTTCTTATGCTGCCCCATCTGCTTATGGCACCCAGCCTGCCTACCCCACCTATGGGCAGCAACCAGCAACAACAGCACCTGCAAGgtaacatataaataaaatgggaTGCATTAACATATACATGCTTGTACTTTTGGTTCAGGGAAAGAACTCTATTTGAGAATACCATCCTCCTGTCTGGCTTCTGCCCTACAGCTTTGATAATTCTGGTTTGTAGGCACATTCCCCTCTTCTCCACGTAATACTTGAATGAAACAGAACTCACATGAAGTTCTTTCTGTGAAGCGCCATGTGGAATAATAGCCATCTATTCTTCTTTCACTCTGGATAAAAAGACAAAACGTACTCGGGCAATATCGCCTTAAAACACATCTGGTGTACTTTGCTGTTGGTGTTTTGATTGGCAAGACATTTAAATGGCACTCAGAGTAGGATTCTTCCCCCCTCTGTTAATGAAGCACCATTGTGGCTTCCGCGGCAGTCAATGGATGGATTGTACTAAATGTTTGAATCATACAGCGATACTAATTTTTATAAGTTTAGTGTATTTAAAATGGTGACCTGCcctgtgtgatgaaggggagggggatataaataaaattaaaatggtttttatattttgttatcAAAACTCAAATATTAGCCTAGGGTTTAAGGCAAATCCTGAAGGCAAAATGTCCTGAGTAATCTTCTGAGATATAATTTCCACCTGCAGTTAAGTGTTAACATGCAGAGGCAGTACATAAGGTTGCCCGTGCCTGACATGAAAGGCAGGCAGGGGCTCCTAAAAGATTTATCCTCACGGATGGATTTAATTTTTAGAGCCCAGGATGGCACCAAGCCTGCAGAGACTACCCAGCCTCAGTCAAGCACATCAGGCTACAGCCAGCCTAGTCTAGGATATGGACAGAGTAACTACAGCTACCAGGTTCCTGGCAGCTACCCTATGCAGCCGGTTACTGCACCTCCATCCTATCCTCCCACCAGGTGAGTTTACTGGAATTCTCAGTACATATCATCTGTTATGTATATGCTATCTGACTGGATGATGTTTTGTGTGGTGATGGTGGGGGGACCTCAGGCCCAGGTGCTGAATTCAGCTCCTCAGACTGCACCCCTCTCCTGCCCTGAACCCTCCTTGAGTGCATTTTGCATCCTTGAACCGTGTATGCCCTTAAACCATGATTAATGCTCTTGTTTGCATGGATGGAGGAATATATGCATGTGTGGAAGCTTCTGACTTTAGTGTGCCTACGGTACAAAGTTGAGTCACATACATTGTcctgcccacctttgcctctggccccgtcCACCACTGATAGGCAGCCCCCACAAAAGGTTGTCTGTGAGGGATGTGGTCCTTGGGTGCAAAATTCTCCCCCCCTACTTAAAGGATGGTTAGAAACGTCAACTCCTTTTTGTGACTTACATCACCTTGGAACGCAGAGGAGCAACATTTATGATTCTTAATATCTATTGGCATACCATGGATAATGATTTACCTTGGTGACTTGCTCCTCAGAGTGACATTGAAGGCAATAGGCAGACTGGCCAATCATAGCAGCACTGCAGTGATCAGTGCAACTTGTTCTGCTTCTCTTCATTGCCTTCCTCCCGCCAGCCACCTGGTTAGTTGTACTGCCATTTACCATGGCAAAAGACTTACGCAGTCTCCAAAAGATATGGGCATCAGAGAAAAACAATAGACTAGTAGTGTTTTGATTTCCCACATGGTTGCAACCTAATGGCAAAGTACTAATAGTATGCATCGTTCTAGTCTGCAAATGTGCAGGTGTAagggttttggggggttttttggtcACAGCTTTGTCAATTTTATGGCAGCCGGTGGTGTGTACTGGTCTGGTTTTCTGTAGTTGTTGATCAGCCTGGGCAAGGGCAAATTATGCATGTTTGCTTAGGCATTTGCACATGTATGGGTGGAAATAGACTGTTTTACTAAgtgccattttcctttcctttgacatATCTTTTCAGCTATTCTTCTTCGCAGCCCAGTAGTTATGATCAGAGCACTTACTCTCAGCAGAGTGGCTATGGTCAGCAGGGCAGCTATGGACAACAGAGCACCTATGGGCAGCAAAGTAGCTACGGGCAGCAGCCCCCCACCAGCTACCCACCTCCGACTGGATCCTATAGCCAGACCCCCAGCCAGTACAGTCAGCAGAGCAGCAGCTACGGGCAACCAAGTGAGTGTTAAtaggggcggtgtgtgtgtgtgttcagataaAAGTTAACAACCCCAAGATGGTAATCAGGACTTTTGAATCAAGGTGTTCTGATTTAAGGGTGGGGTTGGGAAGCtttcagatgtttttttttttttaaaatcagcaacCTCAAAACCTGTGCTGTGTTTCTGCTTTTCAGCTAGCCTGTCTttcatatttgtattttttttttaaatgcactgctGGGGAGCCATTGGCCCCTCCAGGTGGTGTTGTCCCATCACCCCCACTGATGGCCATCTTTGCTGGGGGTGATGAGGGTTGGTGACCCAAGAACATCTGCAGGGGCACAGTTTTCCCAGattcctttttcttctgttttaatagttttcagtgctttcattttatgtTATATTGAAACAATATAAAGCAACATATTACACTACAGTGTTGGTCACACAGTTTTATATCATATTTATTTTCACTAGTTTGATCTACCTGCCCCCATAAAGCAGGTAGAAAAGATGCCTCTGTGTGCTTTGCTGGGGTGGAAAGAGTAAAGTAAAGTGTAAAAGCCagttggaaaaaaataaagtattttccACCTGATATTTTGCATACCTGTGACTATCTTAATGAATGCTTCAGTTCACCATTAGGGTCATTGCATGTTAACATTCTAGAGGAAGGAAATGAATGCTGTTTGCCACTTTGCTAAAATTGCAATGTTGACTATTCCTTAGGTTCATTCCGTCAAGACCACCCCAGCAGCATGGGGGTGTATGGCCAGGACTCGGGAGGCTTTTCAGGCCCAGGAGAAAACCGAAGCTTGAGCGGCCCTGATAGCCGGGGCAGGGGAAGAGGGGGATTTGACCGTGCAGGCGTGAGCAGAGgtgggcggggaggaggaggccgCGGCGGAATGGGGTAAGAGCAAACCTTTTCTTCCTCTCACCTAATTTGGTTTTACCCCATAGGGTGTGCAATGGAAAGAAGGGCTGAAAGATGTCGATGCAAACCACTTTTCCATGGAAATAAACTAATTAACAGCTAGTAATATATACAACTAATGAATTCATGGAAACATTTTCCTAATGGGGACTAGGGGCAGGATACATTTTACCTGCAGTTAATTGAGGGTTGGAGGCAAGAGGGTTTTGGGTGTTCAAATTGTGAAACTTTCAGTTCCCTTCCACGATGAACAGAGATGAAACCCTCTGTGGGTTTAAGAACTGTTGGgttgaacacacacaccccttctgagAAGTCCGCATGTCATTCATTCCTCCTTGCTGGTGTTTGATATCGCAGGTATGTACCACGGTGTCTGCTGCTCTTGTAAAGCATTTTCTTGCCCTAGCTGTGTGTTCTCTTGGCAGTAGCTCTCTGAGCTCGTGTCAAAGCTGAATAGGCTGTGTCAGGATGCTCTTTGAAGCCCAGAGCTCTCTAGCGTAGCTATCGCGTGTGTTCAGGTTGGTTTGGAATTTGAGGAGAGACTCTACATGGtgcaatcataatcataatcataataattaaaAATCGCTTACAATTCTGGACGCGGCTCCATGCTGGAGCTTTCAGGTGTTCCGAACCAGTTCAGCCATTTTAACTGATGGTGGAATCTGGTTTGGGAAGCCTGTTTAGTCAGTACTTGTTTTCCATTACTGGTTTATCTAAGGTGGAAGAGATGGTGGTCAACTGAGAGGCTCAATAATGAAGGGTGTCCTTGTGTGTGTTCCACCCATGTGTATATAGAGCTATGCAGAGTGCTACCCCCAAAACCAAAATGGTCACAAATTTGGACTAGGAGgattgggggggacggggacagaaAAAGATGTCATGGGGTCCAGTTGACAGATCAGTTGCCTTCCAGTCCCACTACACGCAACAGTCTTGACCAGCAAAAGAGACACTCTGCATAGCTTTACTAAAATGAATCCAGATGGTTTGAAATCTTTATTGAAGTCCAACTGCTTTTATTGCTTCAAAAGCTGTTCAGTTAATGACCAAGCCATTTTAACATATTGAAGAGTAACCCTTTCAAATTGGCTTGAGTGGAAAAGGGCTCCTTAGTTCTATTATAAAGATTTCATCTGTTAGGTGTTCCTAGATCTGTTTTAAAGTAGACGCAGACACTTGAAATTGTTATCAccacatctttttttcttttctaaagacCTCCTTAAAAAGTAGGGCAATTTCACACCCATAATCAAAAGCTCATGTATAGTGGCCTTCGCATTGGGGGAGTGGGAGGGAATGTAACTGCTATAGGCCTTAGGCAGACCCCATTCCCAGGGTGGCCCTATGAAACACTTACTTTGGCCACCAAGGGCCAGGGTAGGGGAACTATGTCCCTTTCCATGGTGTGGTGATGCATTTCAGTGTCTGTCCTGCAGGTAAGGAGCCCAATGTTCTTAACGTGCCCTCTTTCATTGcctcaatatttttttatattttcactGGCTGTTAAACATGGAAACTTTTTAACATGCTTTGTCGCATTTATATGCTACAGGTTACAAAGTGAGAGCCTTGTATACACTTCAGTACTTAAAAACCCGTACTCAGTACTCAGCCGGCAGCATAATGAAAAGTGGGACTAGACACGGTGTCCATATGGAGAGGAAAAAATATACATAGAATATTTTTAACCAAATGTGTTCATTGTATAAATGGAAACCTTCTGTAACTTTGGTAACTGCATATAGTACTTCATGTTTGGTATTAAAACGAGAGGGGAGGTGTAATAACTTTAGAATTGTGTAAAATTAAAGTGTAAAAACATGTGTTAAAAAAGGGAAACATTACATATATGGTATATATACTTTGGGAAAAGAGACAAAGCTGCATGCAACAGCTTGGAATTGTGTATATTAAATCTTTTATGGGTTAAAGGTGCAATACTTGCTAACAGTTAGTGGTCCTTCTCCCTCCTTTCTTACTTCCATCCAAATGATGCTTCCACATGCACCCAAAAAGCCATTTTTAGTGGCACTTTATTAATTGGGCACATTTTTGCCCATAAATTATGTTTTGTGGCTTCTCTCCttccgacaccccccccccaatgttaaaagCTAATGCACTGATTTGTTGTATTGTGTTGAATTGTATCCACAAAGCTGCACCCTTACGCCTTTGTACCCTGGTATATTCTGTAAGTTCTCCTTCCACAGAGACTGTTAAATCCAGTAGTGACCTGAATGTATGGCTTTAGTGACTTGTCATCTGAACTGTGTTCTAGGGATTGCTGTatcttctttttctcattttttccgTCAACTGTTAATGTTAAAGGTCCTCCGCCCAGGAGCTTGGCTTGCTGGCCTCACTCGCAGGAGGCTGAGGGTGCAGTTTTATGTATGCAAAATTGGGAGGGAGTTGACCAGTGGACGTAAAATCTTTGTGTGTTTTGATAagacaataaataaatggaaaagttCCATTTTTACTTCTCGGGGGCCAAGTATTGCATTGTTAATACCATTAGCCATGAAAAAAGGGTCCAACTGCCACCGTGGGGCATCCAAACTCAGGCAAGCAAAGGTTGCGTGTGTGTAAAGGAGATTTGAACAAGCTGCCCTGAAGAAAGGCCTAGTGacgagatgagagagagagaaagaaagacagacagacagatgcatTGTTTGGATATGTTTAGCCAGTGCCCTTCTTCCCAGTGAGCCCCAGAGGCTCCGAGCGGTACtggctttttaaagggaaaggcCTTCATTTCTTCGTTTATCCCCCCAGCAGCGCTGGAGAGCGAGGTGGCTTCAATAAGCCTGGTGGTAAGTTTTTGAGCATTACAATGGGatagtgttttaaaaaaaatgcaaccagaaaataaaaaagcccaTAATATTTGTTAGTTTCATAAGTCGTTAAAATTCCATATGCAACAAGACTTTTAATGGGTACTGCCGGCAATGCCTAGGGGTCTATAAGGTTTTAACCTACGGTTACAGAACGAAGGGTAAACAAAGGGTGATGATGTATGGAGAGGAACTACTCCTTTAATTTGGGGAAGGAAATCATTTTAAGCggctttggtttttaaaaaaataaagtaactgGTGGTAAACAAGCACTGATTGGCCCAAGAAAGCCCCCTTTAACCAAGTGTAATATCAGGTGATGGTTTAGAAAGCTGCTAAAATAGCAAGCTGATCTCGGCAGCAAATGCATAAAGGGTGTGCATTGCAAGTTTTTTTGCAGTGCGGTCAATTTGAGTTTTAACACATGCCATCAAATGGCGGTTGTAAATAggtagttgtgtgtgtgtcagtagcGTAGCTTGCAAGGCGTGCACTAACAATCTCTTCtatgatttctctttcctggacGGCAGGACACATGGATGAAGGGCCAGATCTCGATTTAGGTAATTTCAGATAATTCTTTAAATCTGTGGAATGGGTCCCATGTCATTAGTCACCCTCAGGAGAATGCAGTCTTCTCTcgcttaaaataaaatgctgcttgTTCATTTTAATGTTGGAGATTGAGATACTTCTCAGGGCTTTGGGAAAACTGATCAGCTTCTTGCTAGTTTTGCCTTTATTGTGGACAGTAGTTATTAAGAGTGCGTCTTGCTGAGGGCCTCCCTACACAGTCCTGGAGCTGGTCGTgccttttctgtgttttattgagTCTGCATTTTTAAACTGGTTGAAGCTCAGTTAAATGGCATTCTTTGGCCAACTATTATTTGTGGTTGCCTCTGATGCCTCTTCTCACTTGGATCCTCTGATCTCCTACCCTTGGGGAAAATGGGTAGTAACCCTGTTGGGGGCGGGGGATGAGCCAATGTTTGCTTCCAGTAGCTGTTGGGGTGGCCTGTACTTGGtgacacattttctctctctctcctcaggcCCACCCTTAGACCTAGATGATGATGCTGACAACAGTTCAGTGTATGTCCAGGGGTTGACTGACAATGTGACCCTAGAGGAGCTGACAGACTTCTTCAAACAGTGTGGCGTTGTCAAGGTAAGTAACATGATTTGTAAGGTGCAGCCTGTCATGCTACTTGGTGGAGTTGTGGGGGAGGCAATAAAAATCCCCCTTGCGATTTGGCTTTTAAGTTTTCCCATATGTCTTTCATTGTCCCAAGAATACCTTTTATTCTCCTCCCCctgaaaggagaggagagattcCAGACCATCCCTGGAAGACACTGGACACACTAACCACTGATAGTAAAAGCTGGCCTTGACACCAGAGTTCTGGGTGGGGaggttaaaggggggaaatggttggtTTGAGCTGAATGATTTTTGGACTAGGGAGGCGGGGTTTGAGGTTTGCTTATTTGCTGATTAGTGGGTCAAAGGATTGCTTTGTTTATCATTTCATATTGTTAATATTGTTCACTATTATTTAAATGGGTGGTGTGTTCTTTTTTGGGCCCCCCCCCTAAATGTTAGGTTATGTGAAACGTTAATGTGAAATGTTTCCCCTTATGGtattatttattgcatatttttCCTTGTTGTAAGTTACTTGAATACCTTCGGGTGACAAGTGACTAataagattaattaattaatataaataaatgtgtggcATGACCACCTAAGCCTTAGTAAAGCacgtgggattttttaaaaatgaaatttgatGTTGATTAGTCAcataacattttcctttctaaaGATATTCTTTGAAGCATATTCCTGAATAGTACTTTGGGGTGGGGCTGGTGTAGCCTTTGAATTTACTCCTGTACAGAGTGTGATTGTCTTCTCTCATTGCCCCTTAGATGAACAAAAGAACTGGGCAACCCATGATAACAATCTATCTTGACAAGGACACAGGGAAGCCAAAAGGAGATGCTACTGTGTGCTATGATGACCCACCGACTGCCAAAGCAGCTGTAGAATGGCTTGATGGTGAGTGAATTAGAATATTACAGTTactgctgcagctgctgtaaTTTATTACCCATCCTTCcccttaaggtcccagggtgggttacaactattaaagcacaatattaatattaaaacacaatattgatCAATATTAAAAGCTTACAATTACAGAaaagtgggtcctaaaaatacacatctcaagtgtcaaaagccagggtaaaaagTTGCATCTTGAGCATTCGCCATATAATGAAGATACCAGAGGCACCTCTGTGGGAAAGGAGTTACACAACTTAGGGGCTACCACTgagaagggaaggaggtggtctttcaggtgtTTGGGGCCTTGGttctttagggctttaaacacttaacacagagctttccaaacttttcatgttggtgacacactttttaggcatgcatcattttgtgatacaataattcagttttactagcaaaccagaggttaaactaacccctttccagccctgagaGAAGTGTGGGGAGCGTTTGCGCATCACACCTACATTTCAGCCAACACAAATGTGTctcgacacacagtttggaaagctctgcactgaTACGTGAGATGCGCAATAGCTCAAAATGTTAGAAAATGTCAACTTAATGTATATGTAGTTAAAACAAATGTAGTGTGCCTTATTACATCAAGTTTGATTGCAAGTGgtgtatatcgggggggggggtgccctgaTTTCTACAGGAGTGCAGCATGGTTGGGGCAGTGTAACACTACAGAAGTGTGTGAACAATGCCTGCTGAAATTTCAGAAGCCGGAGGAGCGGTTGAGCGTTGCATACTCCTCTCTTTActttagcccaggggtcagcaacctttttcagccgcgggccagtccaccgtccttcagaccatgtggtgggccggact
This is a stretch of genomic DNA from Lacerta agilis isolate rLacAgi1 chromosome 17, rLacAgi1.pri, whole genome shotgun sequence. It encodes these proteins:
- the EWSR1 gene encoding RNA-binding protein EWS isoform X4; this translates as MASTDYSTYSQAAAQQGYTAYAAQPAQGYAQTTQQAYGQQSYGTYGQPTDASYTQPQTTATYGQTAYASSYGQPPTGYTAPTAPQAYSQPVQGYGTAAYDTTTATVTTTQASYAAPSAYGTQPAYPTYGQQPATTAPARAQDGTKPAETTQPQSSTSGYSQPSLGYGQSNYSYQVPGSYPMQPVTAPPSYPPTSYSSSQPSSYDQSTYSQQSGYGQQGSYGQQSTYGQQSSYGQQPPTSYPPPTGSYSQTPSQYSQQSSSYGQPSSFRQDHPSSMGVYGQDSGGFSGPGENRSLSGPDSRGRGRGGFDRAGVSRGGRGGGGRGGMGAGERGGFNKPGGHMDEGPDLDLGPPLDLDDDADNSSVYVQGLTDNVTLEELTDFFKQCGVVKMNKRTGQPMITIYLDKDTGKPKGDATVCYDDPPTAKAAVEWLDGKDFQGSKLKVSLTRKKLPLNSMRGGMPPREPRGMPPPLRGGPGPGGPGGPGGPMGRMGGRGGDRGGGFAPRGPRGSRGNPSGGGNVQHRAGDWQCPNPGCGNQNFAWRTECNQCKAPKPEGFLPPPFPPPGPGFLLGKPLPLRGLIYGTNSGGDRGRGGPGGMRGGRGGLMDRGGPGGMFRGGRGGDRGGFRGGRGMDRGGFGGGRRGGPGGPPGPLMEQMGGRGGRRGGPGKMDKGEHRQDRRDRPY